The following nucleotide sequence is from Echeneis naucrates chromosome 17, fEcheNa1.1, whole genome shotgun sequence.
CGGACATATTTTAACGTCACACTGGTAATACATAATACACTGCAAAATAGTGAATTTAAATCTAAACCGCGACCTTTATTCCCAACATTTCTTCGACTATATTCTTTTATTATATCAGACATTCTGTATCCTGTATAGTCACAAATCAAGCACGATTCTCTTTATCTCTGGTCGCATTCAGTTTACTTTCTCTTGAGGCATAATGCTGTAGGAATCAAATTTTTTTGCTGGCATCTGGTCATAAATCAAGTAGGCAAACTGACGATTTAACCTGAGCATGGCAGAAGAGGAAAATCTCCAATGTTATTTCAATTCATCTGGTGCTGAAGTTAGCACATGGCATTGCTTCAAACAGTTGGAAACATTTCACTCAAAACCACATATGCCAACCTGCTCAAGGCACTTGACAATAAGGCAATAGGATAGATCATCTGAGAACCATGAATGTGTACAAAATCTTGTGCCAGCCTGATATAAATCACTGAGTGAGTGAAGCCATCGACCAGCGATTGGCGCTATATGAGGAAACCAAAGGCATTATTCATCCTGTGGGGGTCATGAAGAGCTCTACCGAAGTACATCAATAAATGCAGTAGTTAATTGAGGAAGTTTAGCAAAAACTTAAACACTTGTATCAtgaaaatctgtaaaataatcTGCATTCACAGACCTAAGCGATGTTGAGAAAATCAAGTCTGGACCGGATTAAAGATTTTTCACTAATGTGCTATGTAGGAGGAGAATAGTTCAGAAAAGCGTACGTGATTCAGTGGATGGTGACGAGGATGATCCTGGGCTCAAGGTCATCCTAGAGAGATCAAGGTCACTACagctcccttcctcttcctgggtTGTAGCACATGAAGGTGGCAGCAGCTGACTGCAGGCCAGTGTGTCCGGTAGGCTCATGAGGCCTGGAGTCCCACACCTGCTCACCActgctgaggcagcagcaggtcccacacctgctgctccagctcctgaTGTAGAAGGGCCTTCACCTGCGTCTGAGTCCACGCTGAGGCCCTCCTTACCCAGGCTCAGCTGCCTCTGGAGCAGGGTGGGGTCGGCCGTGTGCTGGGGGCTGGTGATAGCTGAGGATGGGGCTGATAGGTCACAGGCTTGGGGGCACATGGTGGTAATTGGAACCAAGCCTTGGAGCATGGCAGCTGGGATGGCATGGCCCCCCACACCCACAGTCTGGGCTGGCATGTAGGCCGCCATGGCCGCCCACTGCTGCTGAGCGGCTGGGAATATGTTGGCCTGGCTCCAGATGACGGGCTGACCACTGGGGAGGACCTGAGCCACCTGGAGGGGCCCCTGCACAGGGAAGGCCAGAGTCTGAGCCTGGGCAGGAAAGGGCTGCTGCGCCCACTGGGCTGCCTGAACTGGCCCCATGGTCATATAACCTggagaaaaaagatggaaggaaaggaGTAAAGGATATAGGTGTGTGAGGGAGGTGACATTCTTTGTTGAGCATATAACacattgattttaaaatcagaaCATGTTCTTCTACCTTTCTATATTGCTACTCTGTCATCTTTGGCTGGCAGCAGAGCTGTTTAGGcttatttcattttgctttgctgtttgaAGTGCTGTTTACAAAACTCAGCTCATGGACAGAACACACTACCGGTACTGAACTAAGCAGCCTGCATCCTGATTTCTAAAGAGCCACAGTCTGCCATTGATTTCACTTCCAAACTTGCTTTACAagattaaaaatggaaaacaatatAAAGCGCCCatacacaaccccccccccccccccccatatctGTTAACATTGCATGGTAACACACTTGCAAGCAGGGAGTGTTTTGATAAGGCTTCATTTTTGgagttacaaaaacaatttagATTTAGGGGTCAGCTGCTAGAAAGCACTTCATATGTTTATTATCACAGATATACACACTGGGAAAAAGGAAGCCTGTTTATTGCTTAAAAAAAGCCACTGTTTAGTTAGGATGCTTCACAGAGTGCTGGCAGGTTGTTTAATGAATAAGAAATGCATTTTGCTAGTGTGGAGAGACGATGGCACCACTGACTTTAAGTGTTATGGTAATTTCAAATCTCTGCGAGTTGATTTTAATTTGGTGGTAAtattaataaaacacaacagaaacgtATGAACTCCATCTACTTGTACTTTTGAGAATTGGTCTAAAACTTGCTACTTTGAATTGAGTGATGCTAgttctgggggaaaaaaaatcacaaaatcaaaGGTTTTATTAATATACGCAAAACCACTGATAAATACACAGCAGCTCAATGTGGGCTCCTTAAAAATTCTTAAATCCACCTTCTGCTTAATCTGGGCAAGGTTTTTTCACAAACTAACCCTGAAATTAAGAACATTCCCACTggcgtttttgtttgttgttttttttttttctcttttatatttTGCTTTGTATAAAAGATTCAGCGTTTCAGACTGGGTACTCTGTAACTACCTGACGGCACAGAGGTGGGGCTGAATGGGGCGTACATCTCAGCAGCAGTGTGTTGCTGCTGGCGGCTGCTCCTGCTAGGGTCCAGTGTGTTGGCAGGTGATGGAGGCATCTGGGAGGcaaagcacacgcacacacacacacacacacacacacagaggcacagatGTCACAACTATCAAAGTCACTCAAAAGGCATTCGGGCAGTTTAGATCTGTGCAACTGTTCCGATAACATGACTGAATTACAGATAAACTATGATTTTCATTTCTCCAACACTGTACACCCAAAAGAAGGTTTGATATGTGCTTGTACTCACCGAGGGAGGAGTGGACATGTCACCAAAGAGATCAAAGTGGTTGATATTCTGTGAGTCAAACCAAgggatgagggagagagagagacacaaagtcCAGTGATGCATCACAAAAATGAGATTTGCTCAGTCATGAAACCTTGAATTAATCTCCAAATAGGGTATGGCAGTTGGATGGGTGGGTAGGTGTGGGGAGTGAAATCTATTCACAAAGACAATCTGTGCTCTGATGGCGAGAAACAACTATCCCCTCGTTTCATTATCAGAAAATGGATCTAAAATGAATCTTTCATGGCCTGGTATAATTGAGTGGGTAAAAGGCTATTCAGTCCTATAAAACAGGCTCTGATTAGATATTCTTATGTCTGCCAATCAGAAGGGTCCCCATGAGAGCCTGAGACGCTTTATCATGTTGATTCCACTCTGTGGGCAGATATATACACAGAGGAGTGTGTTTATTTCAtcgaatgaaagaaaagaagaagctcCTGGAACCACCCAACCAAGACAATGAGGCCACCTCACCCTAAAAGGCAGACGTGACCCCTGCTTTAGTCCCCTCTGTGATCCCTCCGCACTACTTAAAGGAGAGGGGACACAGCTATGAGAAAGACTATGGGATGGCTAAGTTGCATGAAATGTCTCTGGGGCTATGCACAAGCAGACAATGAATTGCTGtaaaagcacagaaacacacagaacacacaggaTTTGCATgctataaataaacagatacAAAGGCAACATGTTcaatgaaagaaaggaaagggaagaatCACAGCAATCAGTGTTGCACATAAACAGAGTGTTTATGTCTCCCCTTGAATAAGCCAGGACATGGCGGATCGTACAGCACTTTTGAACGATCGAGGGGCACAGAATGATTCAAAAATTTGGAAAGAGGTAAACATTGTACACAAAGGTCTCTCCCTGCAGGCACTGACGCACGTCAGGGGAGTTCGAGGTTCTCAAAAAGCTCCAACTGAATGAACAGACAAGCAGTAACACTTAGAGATATTGAAGCGCTGCTACTTATACTGGCATGGGCTGTTTGTGGGAGATAGGGAGGGGGCGTCGGGGCAGTTTATCTGTTCGATATGCTGAgcaacaagcacacaaacagtgaagaggagagaggcacTTTGCTAGGGCTGTTTTCAAAAGTTGTCTGGAAATCCTTTTTGGGTGACTGTTTGGCAAAATAGGcttgaataaatgttttttacaGGCGATTTGAGAGATGTAATAGCATGGTCAGGGCATGGTGGTGAGGAACTCAAAAAATCTACCAGAGTGagatgaaatatatttacagtttgatggtaagagagggagagggacggattaaaaaaaaaaaaaaaaaaaaaatgctttttgtgctttttgtgatCAAACCAATTCACAGGAGAAAAATATGAAGATATCTCTATTCATTAAGGTGCAGCTTTCATGGGTGTTTGGTGGCTTTGATTGTATGTAGCCATGACTTTACTGCATGCAGCTCCACCCAGCACCCACCCCACCTACAAACctctcatcctcatcctctgaGGAAGACAGCACAGCCACCCTATGATTCATATAGACATTCCAGTGAAAAATGGAAGCAGCAAACACACTCACGATGTCTCAACCATCAGGTCACAATGTGTGTTAGATTTTGCACAGAATTGGATTTTAGATATAAAGCCTGCCTCTCTAATGTCCTGCGAAATTGCTGAGGTGTCTGATTTTGGGCAATCAATCAGTTAGTCATATCTCTTCAAACAGGCTTGGCATGACCAATGTAGCTTTGTTTCATTATCATCATAGTAAGCAGACTTAGCGTGTGTTTTAGAGCATGTTGACTTTCAAATACACAGGAGCAAAATATTATACACGGACACTGTCAAAGGCGGCTTAAGGCAATTCCTTACAGAGGATCTTAAAGAGAGGTTTGCAAGTTGAAGAGTAAAGAAgcaaataatagaaaataaaaacacctacAGTCATGAAATGGCGTTTTGGTACATCATAGATCCCTTCCTTCTGCTGACTGGTTGGGACCTGCGTTGGATTGGAGGTCGATTCAAAGTAAGTAACAgagcaacactttttttctttcttttctttttgattggATGGGTATTTAAAACATGAGCTAACAAGAACTGAAAAATGTCTACTGAAGTAGAAGTAGCATCATTTAGAGCAATGGGATTATGCAAATTCTACAT
It contains:
- the dab1b gene encoding DAB adaptor protein 1b isoform X2, yielding MSAEAELQPGVKTSQRKESRRIKGQDRSEAGLIKRFRGDGVRYKAKLIGIDEVTAARGDKLCQDSMMKLKGMASSARSKGEHKQRVFLTVSFGGIKIYCERSGVLLHHHSVHEISYIAKDTRDHRAFGYVCGKEGHHRFVAIKTAQSAEPLIIDLRDLFTLIYDIKQREEMEKKAQKDKQCEQAVYQTILEDEVDDPVYQVPTSQQKEGIYDVPKRHFMTNINHFDLFGDMSTPPSMPPSPANTLDPSRSSRQQQHTAAEMYAPFSPTSVPSGYMTMGPVQAAQWAQQPFPAQAQTLAFPVQGPLQVAQVLPSGQPVIWSQANIFPAAQQQWAAMAAYMPAQTVGVGGHAIPAAMLQGLVPITTMCPQACDLSAPSSAITSPQHTADPTLLQRQLSLGKEGLSVDSDAGEGPSTSGAGAAGVGPAAASAVVSRCGTPGLMSLPDTLACSQLLPPSCATTQEEEGSCSDLDLSRMTLSPGSSSSPSTESPSTPAPQRSCSSDCPPSQASDPPTDHSPVDPEGNADNTKEEQTGSDVARSVSPGPSAAPDPTQNETCPQEDS
- the dab1b gene encoding DAB adaptor protein 1b isoform X3 encodes the protein MSAEAELQPGVKTSQRKESRRIKGQDRSEAGLIKRFRGDGVRYKAKLIGIDEVTAARGDKLCQDSMMKLKGMASSARSKGEHKQRVFLTVSFGGIKIYCERSGVLLHHHSVHEISYIAKDTRDHRAFGYVCGKEGHHRFVAIKTAQSAEPLIIDLRDLFTLIYDIKQREEMEKKAQKDKQCEQAVYQTILEDEVDDPVYQNINHFDLFGDMSTPPSMPPSPANTLDPSRSSRQQQHTAAEMYAPFSPTSVPSGYMTMGPVQAAQWAQQPFPAQAQTLAFPVQGPLQVAQVLPSGQPVIWSQANIFPAAQQQWAAMAAYMPAQTVGVGGHAIPAAMLQGLVPITTMCPQACDLSAPSSAITSPQHTADPTLLQRQLSLGKEGLSVDSDAGEGPSTSGAGAAGVGPAAASAVVSRCGTPGLMSLPDTLACSQLLPPSCATTQEEEGSCSDLDLSRMTLSPGSSSSPSTESPSTPAPQRSCSSDCPPSQASDPPTDHSPVDPEGNADNTKEEPVSPGPSAAPDPTQNETCPQEDS